One window of Esox lucius isolate fEsoLuc1 chromosome 25, fEsoLuc1.pri, whole genome shotgun sequence genomic DNA carries:
- the si:dkeyp-118a3.2 gene encoding neurofilament medium polypeptide, with product MDSYFLIGLIFALLIHHCKAQGLSASIQPSVDVTTQGPELLSGVAVQEDVILEVASPGLREVEKAVQEVVGVEEPVGAEVLKELLERVVGAALGEVKGNVGEMEGEKAEGGQEEEVGEEEQEVEAEEEVEEERGLGQHEEVAEVVEWVKDGGEGDQTEAGEEEVGGEEVEGEIKPEHEEKEVGGVGEVEDQIVEVPVAVVEETVIEEGEVGRAEEEEGKVSEEGEGAAGKTEEVIAKTEEEVPAVTEKEEVVKMFETQGGEGLGGEEEVVEEDDYEEMKTTQSVVGERREEDGKEKGEVAGGQMEDGEEDSLERVVGEAAGEALGSAEKGGGERVGDQEGEGVDGAETAGHLGGEERGGTGEAVVEATPGPVQTDDQGEPLKTTSPISPHRPGAETVSNTMGGAEILEDLELESNDVNEIITTKEDLLNLDLGKATPTLDHFVDDVSAIAEEAEQGETNELVEVTTEPGVLGLETWKIGVISAAVFLFLEATVIIVYVIMCRNHTSSGRPAARVCEVGGLAECRRDPPHATDGACQQAGSEVPSNLDSPLNHQETVGGIQMNPPRDDPADDLVDPLHAVRTSVL from the exons ATGGATTCCTATTTTCTAATAGGTTTGATTTTTGCTTTACTGATACATCACTGCAAAGCTCAAG GCCTTTCAGCCAGCATCCAACCCTCCGTGGACGTGACCACCCAGGGACCAGAGCTCCTGTCTGGGGTGGCCGTGCAGGAGGACGTGATCCTGGAGGTGGCTTCCCCCGGCCTTAGGGAGGTGGAGAAGGCTGTGCAGGAAGTGGTGGGGGTTGAGGAGCCGGTGGGCGCGGAGGTGCTAAAGGAGTTGTTAGAAAGAGTGGTGGGGGCCGCTCTCGGGGAGGTGAAAGgaaatgtgggggagatggaaggagaaaaGGCAGAGGgtggacaggaggaggaggtaggAGAAGAAGAGCAGGAGGTGGAGGCggaggaggaagtggaggaggaaagagggTTAGGGCAGCATGAGGAGGTAGCTGAAGTGGTGGAGTGGGTGAAGGATGGAGGTGAAGGGGATCAAACGGAAgctggggaggaggaggttgggggtgaggaggtggagggagagataaaaCCTGAGCATGAGGAGAAGGAGGTTGGGGGAGTAGGGGAGGTGGAGGATCAGATAGTGGAAGTCCCTGTAGCGGTTGTGGAGGAAACCGTCATAGAAGAAGGGGAGGTGGGAAgagcagaggaggaagaggggaaggtgtcagaggagggagaaggagcaGCTGGGAAAACTGAGGAGGTGATTGctaagacagaggaggaggtgcCAGCTGTAACGGAGAAGGAAGAGGTAGTCAAGATGTTTGAGACACAGGGAGGTGAGGGGTTAGGCGGGGAGGAGGAAGTGGTGGAGGAGGATGACTATGAGGAGATGAAGACAACGCAGTCGGTAGTGGGGGAGCGAAGGGAGGAGGACGGGAAAGAGAAAGGGGAGGTGGCTGGAGGACAGATGGAAGACGGGGAGGAAGACAGCCTGGAGCGTGTGGTTGGGGAGGCAGCGGGTGAGGCATTGGGAAGTGCGGAGaaagggggtggagagagagtgggagaccAGGAGGGGGAGGGTGTTGACGGGGCGGAGACTGCAGGCCACCtgggaggagaagaaagaggaggaacaggagaggCCGTTGTAGAGGCGACACCAGGCCCCGTCCAAACTGATGACCAAG GGGAGCCTCTGAAGACCACCAGCCCGATCAGCCCCCACCGTCCTGGGGCGGAGACGGTGAGCAACACCATGGGAGGAGCGGAGATCCTGGAAGACCTGGAACTGGAGTCGAATGACGTCAATGAGATCATTACGACTAAGGAGGACCTTTTGAACCTCGACCTTGGCAAGGCCACGCCCACTCTGGATCACTTCGTGGACGACGTTTCTGCCATAGCCGAGGAGGCGGAGCAGGGAGAGACCAATGAGCTGGTGGAGGTTACTACAG AACCAGGGGTTTTGGGTCTGGAGACTTGGAAGATAGGGGTCATCTCGGCTGCCGTGTTCCTTTTCTTGGAGGCTACAGTCATTATCGTCTACGTCATCATGTGTCGGAACCACACCAGCAG tggccGACCCGCAGCACGGGTGTGTGAAGTGGGGGGGTTAGCAGAGTGCCGACGAGACCCTCCACACGCCACAGATGGAGCCTGCCAACA AGCTGGTTCTGAGGTCCCATCAAACCTGGACTCGCCTCTGAACCACCAGGAGACGGTTGGGGGCATCCAGATGAATCCTCCTAGGGACGACCCCGCTGATGACCTTGTTGACCCTTTACACGCTGTCAGGACATCGGTCCTCTAG